Proteins found in one Rhodobacter capsulatus SB 1003 genomic segment:
- a CDS encoding cation:proton antiporter domain-containing protein: MESFLLQATLYLVAMVVAVPLATRAGLGSVLGYLIAGVCIGPVLGLAQGEAHDLQHFAEFGVVMMLFLIGLELDPKALWSMRDKLVGLGGLQVLITTTAVALAALAVGQPPRAAIALGAILSLSSTAIVVQMLTEKRLMQTAGGRSAFAVLLTQDIAVIPMLALLPLLALPGARELARAEASGHGAAAFMDALPAWGLTLVTLAAVVLVVGIGHFLVQPLFRFVQGSKLREIHTAVALMLVVGIASLMNLVGLSPALGTFLAGVVLADSEFKHELESSLEPFKGLLMGLFFIAVGAGIDLDVLYAGPLKIAALVLALVALKSAVLYGLARLFGLWGTDRWLFTFGLAQAGEFSLVLVSFATMQRILPQETAEKALLVIALSMLLSPMLFLLHERLARRLKPAATRPDPDQIDEEQPIIIAGAGRFGQVVNRMVTMSGFRTTVLDADLKTVQTLRTFGFKAWYGDPAQPQLLAAAGLSRARVLVAALDDKEATNRLVAYARKERPDLHIIARARDRYHVYDLYAAGADDIVREMFDSSCRAARYVLENVGLSAFEAHELERLFWKLDRSAVRDLAEVWKPGVEAEKNTEYVERVKALNTEFEAQMLAHFTERRRQSDAQGKAPQDRDVIEEG; the protein is encoded by the coding sequence ATGGAAAGCTTTCTGCTCCAGGCTACGCTTTATCTTGTCGCCATGGTCGTGGCGGTGCCGCTGGCGACGCGGGCGGGGCTGGGATCCGTGCTGGGCTATCTGATCGCCGGGGTCTGCATCGGGCCGGTGCTGGGGCTGGCGCAGGGCGAGGCGCATGATCTGCAGCATTTCGCCGAATTCGGCGTGGTGATGATGCTGTTCCTGATCGGGCTCGAACTCGACCCGAAGGCGCTGTGGTCGATGCGCGACAAGCTGGTGGGCCTGGGCGGGCTGCAGGTGCTGATCACCACGACCGCGGTGGCGCTGGCGGCGCTGGCGGTGGGGCAGCCGCCGCGGGCGGCGATTGCGCTGGGCGCGATCCTGTCGCTGTCCTCGACCGCAATCGTGGTGCAGATGCTGACCGAAAAGCGGCTGATGCAGACCGCCGGCGGGCGCTCGGCCTTTGCGGTGCTGCTGACGCAGGACATCGCGGTGATCCCGATGCTGGCGCTGTTGCCGCTGCTCGCCCTGCCCGGGGCGCGCGAACTGGCCCGGGCCGAGGCCTCGGGCCATGGTGCGGCGGCTTTCATGGATGCGCTGCCCGCCTGGGGGCTGACGCTGGTGACGCTGGCCGCGGTGGTGCTGGTGGTGGGGATCGGGCATTTTCTGGTGCAGCCGCTGTTTCGCTTCGTGCAGGGCTCGAAGCTGCGCGAGATCCATACGGCGGTGGCGTTGATGCTGGTGGTCGGCATCGCCTCGCTGATGAATCTGGTCGGGCTGTCGCCGGCGCTTGGCACTTTCCTCGCGGGGGTGGTGCTGGCCGATTCCGAATTCAAGCATGAACTGGAAAGCAGCCTCGAGCCGTTCAAGGGCCTGTTGATGGGGCTTTTCTTCATCGCCGTGGGCGCGGGGATCGATCTGGACGTGCTTTACGCCGGGCCGCTGAAGATCGCCGCGCTGGTGCTGGCGCTGGTGGCGCTGAAATCGGCGGTGCTTTACGGGCTGGCGCGGCTCTTCGGGCTTTGGGGTACGGACCGCTGGCTGTTCACCTTTGGCCTCGCGCAGGCGGGGGAATTCTCGCTGGTGCTGGTGTCCTTTGCGACGATGCAGCGGATCTTGCCGCAGGAGACGGCGGAAAAGGCGCTGCTGGTGATCGCGCTCTCGATGCTGCTCTCGCCGATGCTGTTTTTGCTGCATGAACGGCTGGCGCGGCGGCTGAAACCGGCCGCGACGCGCCCCGACCCCGACCAGATCGACGAGGAACAGCCGATCATCATCGCGGGGGCCGGGCGCTTTGGCCAGGTGGTGAACCGGATGGTGACGATGTCGGGCTTTCGCACCACGGTTCTTGATGCCGATCTGAAGACGGTGCAGACCCTGCGCACCTTTGGCTTCAAGGCCTGGTATGGCGATCCGGCGCAGCCGCAGCTGCTGGCGGCGGCGGGGCTGAGCCGTGCGCGGGTGCTGGTGGCGGCGCTGGACGACAAGGAGGCGACGAACCGGCTGGTGGCCTATGCCCGCAAGGAGCGGCCCGACCTGCATATCATCGCCCGCGCCCGCGACCGCTATCACGTCTACGATCTTTACGCCGCGGGCGCCGATGACATCGTGCGCGAGATGTTCGACAGCTCCTGCCGGGCGGCGCGTTATGTGCTGGAAAACGTTGGCCTCAGCGCATTCGAGGCACACGAGCTGGAACGGCTGTTCTGGAAGCTGGACCGGTCGGCCGTGCGCGATCTGGCCGAGGTCTGGAAACCCGGGGTCGAGGCCGAGAAGAACACCGAATATGTGGAGCGGGTGAAGGCGCTGAACACCGAGTTCGAGGCGCAGATGCTGGCGCATTTCACCGAGCGGCGGCGGCAGTCCGACGCCCAGGGCAAGGCGCCGCAGGACCGCGACGTGATCGAGGAGGGCTGA
- a CDS encoding CarD family transcriptional regulator translates to MTKMKKTEFRPDDFVVYPAHGVGKIISIEEQEIAGLRLELFVISFEKDKMTLRVPTHKAVDIGMRGLSSPDVVTKALETLKGKAKVKRAMWSRRAQEYEQKINSGDLLSIAEVVRDLHRADDQREQSYSERQLYEAALERLTREVAAVSGTDEAGAAKKVDEVLVGRAA, encoded by the coding sequence ATGACCAAAATGAAGAAGACCGAATTCCGTCCGGACGATTTCGTTGTGTATCCGGCTCATGGCGTCGGCAAGATCATCTCGATCGAGGAACAGGAAATCGCCGGTCTGCGGCTGGAACTGTTCGTGATCTCGTTCGAAAAGGACAAGATGACGCTCCGCGTTCCCACCCACAAGGCGGTGGATATCGGCATGCGCGGATTGTCGAGCCCGGATGTCGTGACCAAGGCGCTGGAAACGCTCAAGGGCAAGGCCAAGGTCAAGCGGGCGATGTGGTCGCGCCGGGCTCAGGAATACGAGCAAAAGATCAATTCGGGCGATCTGCTGTCGATCGCCGAGGTGGTGCGTGACCTGCACCGCGCCGACGACCAGCGCGAACAATCCTATTCGGAACGTCAGCTTTACGAAGCCGCGCTGGAGCGGCTGACCCGCGAAGTGGCGGCCGTCTCTGGCACCGACGAGGCCGGGGCCGCGAAGAAGGTCGACGAGGTTCTGGTCGGCCGCGCCGCCTGA
- the fdxA gene encoding ferredoxin FdxA, whose product MTYVVTDNCIACKYTDCVEVCPVDCFYEGENTLVIHPDECIDCGVCEPECPADAIRPDTEPGMEDWVEFNRTYASQWPVITIKKDPMPDHKKYDGETGKREKYFSPNPGTGD is encoded by the coding sequence ATGACCTATGTCGTCACCGACAACTGCATCGCCTGCAAATATACCGACTGTGTGGAAGTCTGCCCGGTGGACTGCTTCTACGAGGGCGAGAACACGCTGGTGATCCATCCCGATGAATGCATCGACTGCGGGGTCTGCGAACCGGAATGCCCGGCCGACGCGATTCGTCCGGACACCGAGCCGGGCATGGAAGACTGGGTCGAGTTCAACCGCACCTATGCAAGCCAATGGCCGGTGATCACGATCAAGAAAGACCCGATGCCCGATCACAAGAAATACGACGGCGAGACCGGCAAGCGCGAGAAATACTTCTCGCCCAATCCCGGCACGGGCGACTGA
- a CDS encoding RNA-binding S4 domain-containing protein, which yields MSEGDRIRIDKWLWQARFAKSRALAVDLVTAGRVRVNGQKLEKPGRAVGPGDVLTLVLGAEVRVLRILACGTRRGPAPEAVTLYALIDAAGE from the coding sequence TTGTCTGAAGGCGATCGCATCCGCATCGACAAATGGCTTTGGCAGGCGCGGTTCGCAAAGAGCCGCGCCTTGGCCGTTGATCTGGTCACCGCGGGCCGGGTGCGGGTGAACGGGCAGAAGCTTGAAAAGCCCGGCCGTGCGGTCGGCCCGGGCGACGTGCTGACGCTGGTTCTGGGCGCCGAGGTGCGCGTGCTGCGCATCCTGGCCTGCGGCACGCGCCGCGGCCCCGCGCCGGAAGCCGTGACGCTCTACGCGCTGATCGACGCGGCGGGGGAGTGA
- a CDS encoding helicase-related protein, which yields MLSHRTGVIGLPLRLLAREVYDRIVKARGPSVVALVTGEERIVPERAQYWVCTTEAMPEVGADFVAIDEIQLCADPERGHVFTERLLYMRGLHETLFLGSDAMKGAIAALVPKVQFARRERLSKLSWAGSKKISRMKPRAAIVGFSVENVYAIAELIRRQKGGAAVVMGALSPRTRNAQVAMYQNGDVDYLVATDAIGMGLNLDIEHVAFSATAKFDGRRMRHLFPHELGQIAGRAGRHTTDGTFGITGEAHPLPEEVIEAIEEHRFAPIQRLQWRNPRLEFGTVPRLIQSLEESPQNEWLSRGREADDLRALKSLSEMPEIRDRVRAPADVRLLWETCRIPDFRSISETEHATLLARIFGFLQTGKGVPSDWLKSQIERIDRTSGDIDTLSKRLAFIRTWTYVAQRKGWVDDETHWREETRAVEDRLSDALHGALTQRFVDRRTSVLLRRLKQKETLVAEVNDKGEVMVEGEFAGRLEGFRFRQDTTSSPDEAKMLARAAYEALKPEFSLRSDRFYNAPDTEMDFTEQGGLMWGTQAVGKLVKGADPLKPAVEPFVDEEAGPEVAEKVRRRLQHFIDRKIAALFEPLLAMSRDEALTGLARGFAFRLVEHMGILPREGVAAEVKELDQEARGALRKHGVRFGQYTIFQQLLLKPAPTRLRLVLASLWDGLSEFPESPPPGLVTIPYIAEVPVSAYTRSGYRPAGVRAIRIDMLERLADMLRTQDSKAGFEATPDMLSITGMTLEQFADLMGGLGYRAEKGEREKAKPVVEAKAPEAGSDNPIPEEASPIAEAQAEVEAVPVEMESFYTFAWAPRPRTERGPRREPREGGGEGHRGPREARGGDHKGGDRPHKGGDRGGDRGGDHKGGEKRHEGGKPRHRDEDGPRGERKFGGEGGKGGPKGGKPWGKGKPQDDRGRGFESHPPKKDKPIDPDNPFAAALMGLKGKL from the coding sequence ATGCTCTCGCACCGCACCGGGGTGATCGGCCTGCCGCTGCGGCTTCTGGCGCGCGAGGTCTATGACCGCATCGTGAAAGCGCGCGGCCCTTCGGTCGTGGCGCTGGTCACGGGCGAGGAGCGGATCGTTCCCGAACGGGCGCAATACTGGGTCTGCACCACCGAGGCGATGCCCGAAGTGGGCGCCGATTTCGTTGCCATCGACGAGATCCAGCTTTGCGCCGATCCCGAGCGCGGCCATGTCTTCACCGAGCGTCTTTTGTACATGCGCGGGTTGCACGAGACGCTGTTTCTGGGCTCGGATGCGATGAAGGGCGCCATCGCGGCGCTGGTTCCGAAAGTGCAATTCGCCCGGCGCGAGCGTTTGTCCAAACTTTCCTGGGCAGGTTCGAAAAAGATAAGCCGGATGAAGCCACGGGCGGCAATCGTGGGCTTTTCGGTTGAAAATGTCTATGCGATCGCCGAGCTGATCCGGCGCCAAAAGGGCGGCGCGGCGGTGGTGATGGGGGCGCTTTCGCCCCGCACCCGCAATGCGCAGGTGGCGATGTATCAAAATGGCGATGTCGATTACCTCGTCGCCACCGATGCGATCGGCATGGGGCTGAACCTCGACATCGAACATGTCGCCTTTTCCGCCACGGCGAAGTTCGACGGCCGGCGGATGCGGCATCTCTTCCCGCATGAGCTGGGCCAGATCGCGGGCCGGGCCGGGCGGCACACGACGGACGGTACCTTTGGCATCACCGGCGAGGCGCATCCCCTGCCCGAAGAGGTGATCGAGGCGATCGAGGAGCATCGCTTCGCGCCGATCCAGCGGCTGCAATGGCGCAATCCGCGGCTTGAATTCGGCACCGTGCCGCGGCTGATCCAGTCGCTCGAGGAAAGCCCGCAGAACGAATGGCTCAGCCGCGGCCGCGAGGCCGATGATCTGCGCGCGCTCAAAAGCCTGTCGGAGATGCCCGAGATCCGCGACCGCGTCCGCGCCCCCGCCGATGTGCGGCTGTTGTGGGAGACCTGCCGCATCCCCGATTTCCGCTCGATTTCCGAAACCGAACATGCGACCCTTCTGGCGCGCATCTTCGGCTTTTTGCAGACGGGCAAGGGCGTGCCTTCGGACTGGCTGAAATCCCAGATCGAACGCATCGACCGGACCTCGGGCGATATCGACACTTTGTCGAAACGTCTCGCCTTCATCCGCACTTGGACCTATGTTGCGCAACGCAAAGGCTGGGTGGATGACGAAACCCATTGGCGCGAAGAGACGCGCGCTGTAGAAGACCGCCTGTCGGATGCGCTGCATGGCGCGCTGACCCAACGATTTGTGGACCGGCGCACCAGTGTTCTGCTGCGGCGGCTCAAGCAGAAGGAGACCCTCGTGGCCGAGGTGAACGACAAGGGCGAAGTGATGGTCGAAGGCGAATTCGCCGGCCGTCTTGAGGGCTTCCGCTTCCGGCAGGACACCACGTCCTCGCCCGACGAGGCGAAGATGCTGGCGCGGGCCGCCTATGAGGCGCTGAAGCCCGAATTCAGCCTGCGGTCCGACCGCTTCTACAATGCCCCCGACACCGAGATGGATTTCACCGAGCAAGGCGGGCTGATGTGGGGCACGCAGGCGGTGGGCAAGCTGGTGAAGGGCGCCGATCCGCTGAAACCCGCGGTCGAGCCCTTCGTCGACGAGGAAGCCGGTCCCGAGGTTGCCGAAAAGGTCCGCCGCCGTCTGCAGCATTTCATCGACCGCAAGATCGCCGCGCTCTTCGAGCCGCTTCTGGCGATGAGCCGCGACGAGGCGCTGACGGGTCTGGCCCGCGGCTTTGCCTTCCGGCTGGTCGAGCATATGGGCATCCTGCCGCGCGAGGGCGTCGCGGCCGAGGTCAAGGAGCTGGATCAGGAGGCCCGCGGCGCGCTGCGCAAGCATGGCGTGCGCTTTGGCCAATACACGATCTTCCAGCAGCTGTTGCTGAAACCCGCGCCGACGCGGCTGCGGCTGGTGCTGGCCTCGCTTTGGGACGGGCTGTCCGAATTCCCCGAAAGCCCGCCGCCCGGTCTGGTGACGATCCCCTATATCGCGGAAGTGCCGGTCTCGGCCTATACGCGCTCGGGCTATCGTCCGGCGGGGGTGCGGGCGATCCGCATCGACATGCTGGAGCGGCTGGCCGACATGCTGCGCACGCAAGACAGCAAGGCAGGCTTTGAAGCCACGCCGGACATGCTGTCGATCACCGGCATGACGCTGGAACAATTCGCCGATCTGATGGGCGGGCTGGGCTATCGCGCCGAAAAGGGCGAACGCGAAAAGGCGAAACCCGTGGTCGAGGCAAAGGCGCCCGAGGCGGGCTCGGACAATCCGATCCCCGAGGAAGCCTCGCCGATCGCCGAGGCGCAGGCCGAGGTGGAAGCCGTTCCGGTCGAGATGGAGAGCTTTTACACCTTCGCCTGGGCGCCGCGTCCGCGCACCGAACGCGGCCCGCGTCGCGAACCGCGCGAAGGCGGCGGCGAGGGCCATCGCGGCCCGCGCGAGGCCCGCGGTGGCGATCACAAGGGCGGCGACCGTCCGCACAAGGGCGGTGATCGCGGCGGTGACCGCGGCGGTGATCACAAGGGCGGCGAGAAGCGTCACGAGGGCGGCAAGCCGCGCCATCGCGACGAGGATGGCCCGCGCGGCGAGCGCAAGTTCGGTGGCGAGGGCGGCAAGGGCGGGCCGAAGGGCGGCAAGCCCTGGGGCAAGGGCAAGCCGCAGGACGACCGTGGCCGCGGCTTCGAATCGCATCCGCCGAAAAAGGACAAGCCGATCGATCCCGACAACCCGTTTGCGGCGGCGCTGATGGGGCTGAAAGGCAAGCTTTGA
- a CDS encoding tetratricopeptide repeat protein, translating to MRARSIRDKCIVAAVAVFVNLGFPAGAETTGLERQFSELADPGYAGWQSAESDIRRAWSRSGSSTMDLLLKRGEEAMDAGDLPAAIEHLTALTDHAPDFPEGWNARATAYYMAGQLGPAMADIAQVLRLEPRHWGALAGLGMIFADMGDRARALSAFRASFALNPHQQDVKDSITRLEKELAGITL from the coding sequence ATGCGGGCGCGATCGATCAGAGACAAATGTATCGTTGCGGCAGTTGCCGTCTTCGTCAACCTCGGTTTTCCGGCCGGGGCCGAAACCACGGGGCTGGAGCGGCAGTTTTCCGAACTGGCCGATCCGGGCTATGCGGGCTGGCAAAGTGCCGAATCGGATATCCGCCGCGCCTGGTCGCGCTCGGGGTCCTCGACGATGGATCTGCTTCTGAAACGCGGCGAGGAAGCGATGGATGCGGGCGATCTGCCCGCCGCGATCGAGCATCTGACCGCGCTGACCGATCACGCCCCCGATTTCCCCGAGGGCTGGAATGCCCGTGCGACCGCCTATTACATGGCCGGGCAGCTTGGCCCCGCGATGGCCGATATCGCCCAGGTGCTGCGGCTGGAACCGCGGCACTGGGGCGCCTTGGCGGGTCTGGGCATGATTTTCGCCGACATGGGCGACAGGGCGCGGGCGCTTTCGGCCTTTCGCGCCTCTTTCGCCTTGAACCCGCATCAGCAGGATGTGAAGGATTCGATCACACGGCTGGAAAAGGAGCTTGCGGGCATCACCTTGTGA
- a CDS encoding SCP2 sterol-binding domain-containing protein, with the protein MSKVIEKAVEQLSAKLPNGFSSTAKFIIEGEGSIICDPDGVRAGDDAAEVTLTADTDTFRGMIEGTVNPTMAFMSGKLKIDGAMGVAMQLGSALS; encoded by the coding sequence ATGAGCAAAGTCATCGAAAAAGCCGTGGAACAACTGTCGGCGAAGCTGCCGAACGGCTTTTCGTCCACCGCGAAATTCATCATCGAGGGGGAAGGCAGCATCATCTGCGACCCCGATGGCGTGCGCGCGGGCGATGACGCGGCCGAGGTCACGCTGACCGCCGACACCGACACCTTCCGCGGCATGATCGAGGGCACGGTGAATCCGACGATGGCCTTCATGTCGGGCAAGCTGAAGATCGACGGCGCCATGGGCGTGGCGATGCAGCTCGGCTCGGCGCTTTCGTGA
- a CDS encoding alpha/beta fold hydrolase: MIADAPLFHDLAEGPAGGQAWWLTAADGVRLRLVLWGGGAKGTVFLFAGRAEYAEKYGPAAADLAARGYGTLVIDWRGQGLSDRLIADPVKGFVGKFSDYQRDVDAMLAAAAQLDLPRPWVVLAHSMGGTIALRRLMGTHPFAAVAFSAPMWGVGLPRAIRPFGPVLARMTGSSPFALRYAPGWGPVTFVHRAGFHDNFLTTDPDMWALLLRQVAKAPGLAIAGASLHWVAEAVLECEALADVPAPDLPCHCALGTRERIVPKAPIRDRMASWPRAELALYDGAEHEVMMEGPAMRARFYDACAALFDANRG; encoded by the coding sequence GTGATCGCGGACGCCCCCCTTTTCCACGATCTGGCCGAAGGGCCCGCGGGCGGTCAGGCTTGGTGGCTGACCGCCGCCGATGGTGTCCGGCTGCGGCTGGTGCTGTGGGGCGGGGGGGCGAAGGGCACGGTGTTCCTGTTTGCGGGCCGGGCCGAATATGCCGAGAAATACGGTCCCGCGGCGGCGGATCTGGCGGCGCGCGGCTATGGCACGCTGGTGATCGACTGGCGCGGACAGGGGCTGTCGGACCGGCTGATCGCCGATCCGGTCAAGGGCTTCGTCGGCAAGTTCAGCGATTATCAGCGCGATGTCGATGCGATGCTGGCGGCGGCGGCGCAGCTTGATCTGCCGCGGCCCTGGGTCGTGCTGGCGCATTCGATGGGCGGCACGATTGCGCTGCGCCGTCTGATGGGAACGCATCCCTTTGCTGCCGTTGCCTTTTCCGCGCCGATGTGGGGCGTGGGCCTGCCCCGGGCGATCCGGCCTTTCGGGCCGGTGCTGGCGCGGATGACCGGATCAAGCCCCTTTGCGCTGCGCTATGCGCCGGGTTGGGGGCCGGTCACCTTCGTGCATCGCGCGGGGTTTCACGACAATTTCCTGACCACCGATCCCGACATGTGGGCGCTGCTGCTGCGGCAGGTGGCCAAGGCGCCGGGGCTGGCGATCGCCGGGGCCTCTCTGCACTGGGTGGCCGAGGCGGTGCTGGAATGCGAAGCCTTGGCCGACGTGCCCGCGCCCGACCTGCCCTGCCATTGCGCCCTTGGCACGCGGGAGAGGATCGTGCCGAAGGCGCCGATCCGCGACCGCATGGCGAGCTGGCCGCGCGCGGAGCTTGCCCTTTACGACGGCGCCGAGCACGAGGTGATGATGGAAGGCCCCGCGATGCGGGCGCGGTTCTACGACGCCTGCGCCGCGCTGTTCGACGCCAACCGGGGCTGA
- a CDS encoding proteasome-type protease: protein MTYCVGLLLDQGMVLLSDTRTNAGLDNIATYRKMFVFEEPGERVVTILTAGSLSVTQTTIARLREAIEHPETSADTSIMQAPTMLAVAEIIGNTLASVRQDIDHKMNASKVTVSASMIVAGQRKGGAMRMFLVYPEGNFIEATEDTPFLQIGEHKYGKPILDRVVRPGTSLEDAQKAVLLSMDSTLRSNLSVGMPLDLAVIEKDACRVGLRKRIEKDDAQFAAMSQAWSEALRDGFGRITL, encoded by the coding sequence ATGACCTATTGCGTGGGCCTGCTGCTCGATCAGGGCATGGTTCTTCTGTCCGACACCCGCACCAATGCGGGGCTGGACAATATTGCGACCTATCGCAAGATGTTCGTCTTCGAGGAGCCGGGCGAGCGGGTGGTGACGATCCTGACCGCGGGCTCGCTTTCGGTGACGCAGACGACGATTGCCCGGCTGCGCGAGGCGATCGAGCATCCCGAAACCAGCGCCGACACCTCGATCATGCAGGCGCCGACGATGCTGGCCGTGGCCGAGATCATCGGCAACACGCTGGCGTCGGTGCGCCAGGACATCGATCACAAGATGAACGCGTCCAAGGTCACCGTCTCTGCCTCGATGATCGTGGCGGGGCAGCGCAAGGGCGGGGCGATGCGGATGTTCCTGGTCTATCCCGAGGGCAATTTCATCGAGGCGACCGAGGACACGCCCTTCTTGCAGATCGGCGAGCACAAATACGGCAAGCCGATTTTGGACCGCGTCGTGCGGCCGGGGACGTCGCTCGAGGATGCGCAAAAGGCGGTTCTGTTGTCGATGGATTCGACGCTGCGCTCGAACCTGTCGGTGGGCATGCCGCTGGATCTGGCGGTGATCGAGAAAGACGCCTGCCGGGTCGGGCTGCGCAAGCGGATCGAAAAGGACGACGCGCAATTCGCGGCGATGTCGCAGGCCTGGTCCGAGGCCCTGCGCGACGGCTTCGGTCGGATCACGCTTTAA
- a CDS encoding transglutaminase family protein, with protein MILTVHHVTTYEYDAPMRGAVQSLRLFPSRFDGQRTIRWDVAVEGGLRGGNFRDGAGDKVEGWSLRGPVSEVTISAIGQVETTDTAGVLRGHREIVSPFAYLRETSATWIDHALRDLAETAVTGVKEPLDRAHRLSRAVSDAIAYRPGTTHAHTTAAEALAQGEGVCQDHAQALIACARAVGMPARYVSGYLFAREDGAPHEAAHAWAEIWVENIGWIGFDPANECCPDARYIRIGSGLDAHEAAPIKGIAQGDGSERLDVTVALEAVQQ; from the coding sequence ATGATCCTGACGGTCCATCACGTCACCACCTACGAATATGACGCGCCGATGCGCGGGGCCGTGCAATCCTTGCGGCTGTTTCCCTCGCGGTTCGATGGCCAGCGCACGATCCGCTGGGATGTCGCGGTCGAAGGCGGCCTGCGCGGCGGCAATTTCCGCGACGGCGCGGGCGACAAGGTCGAGGGCTGGTCGCTGCGCGGTCCGGTGAGCGAGGTGACGATTTCCGCCATCGGGCAGGTCGAAACCACCGACACCGCGGGGGTGCTGCGCGGCCACCGCGAGATCGTCTCGCCCTTTGCCTATCTGCGCGAGACCTCGGCGACCTGGATCGATCATGCCTTGCGCGATCTGGCCGAAACCGCGGTAACGGGCGTCAAGGAGCCGCTTGACCGGGCGCATCGGCTGTCGCGCGCGGTCAGCGACGCCATCGCCTATCGCCCCGGCACGACGCATGCCCATACGACCGCGGCCGAGGCTTTGGCCCAGGGCGAGGGGGTCTGTCAGGATCACGCCCAGGCCTTGATCGCCTGTGCCCGCGCCGTGGGAATGCCCGCGCGCTATGTCTCGGGCTATCTTTTCGCGCGCGAGGATGGTGCGCCGCACGAGGCCGCTCATGCCTGGGCCGAGATCTGGGTGGAAAACATCGGCTGGATCGGCTTTGATCCGGCCAATGAATGCTGCCCCGATGCGCGCTATATCCGCATCGGCTCGGGGCTCGACGCGCATGAGGCGGCGCCGATCAAGGGCATCGCGCAGGGCGACGGGTCCGAGCGTCTCGATGTCACGGTTGCCTTGGAGGCCGTGCAACAATAA
- a CDS encoding alpha-E domain-containing protein codes for MLSRTAENLFWIARYIERAETMARLLEVGARIALMPSAGHGYRSEWESLLQASGTAEGFAAKYGDPVQRNIESYLFFDRDNPSSVVSCIERARENARIVRTALTSQVWDALNGAFQEMRQLERKPRSEMELTELTEWVTRQAALVRGAIDATLLRNDGYAFLNLGFALERADNTARLIDVKYYVLLPSVDFIGSGLDNYQWQTLLRALSAHRAFHWAYGGEITAAKIAHFLILNPQSPRSLVTTVTMAMENLDALARGYQKSGAAQMRARALVGEIAETRVEEIFDEGLHEFLTRFIRDVGELSDMVQAAYLSGEAR; via the coding sequence ATGCTGAGCCGGACCGCTGAAAATCTGTTCTGGATCGCGCGTTACATCGAACGCGCCGAAACCATGGCGCGGCTTTTGGAAGTGGGCGCCCGCATCGCGCTGATGCCCTCGGCCGGGCATGGCTACCGCAGCGAATGGGAGAGCCTGCTGCAGGCCTCGGGCACCGCCGAGGGCTTTGCCGCGAAATATGGCGACCCGGTGCAGCGCAACATCGAAAGCTATCTGTTCTTTGACCGGGACAACCCGTCCTCGGTCGTCAGCTGCATCGAACGGGCGCGGGAAAATGCGCGCATCGTGCGCACGGCGCTGACCTCTCAGGTCTGGGATGCGCTCAATGGCGCGTTTCAGGAGATGCGGCAGCTTGAGCGCAAGCCGCGCTCGGAAATGGAGCTGACCGAGCTGACCGAATGGGTGACGCGGCAGGCGGCGCTGGTGCGCGGCGCGATTGACGCGACGCTTTTGCGCAACGACGGCTATGCGTTTTTGAACCTTGGCTTCGCGCTGGAACGGGCCGACAACACCGCGCGGCTGATCGACGTGAAATATTACGTCCTCTTGCCCTCGGTCGATTTCATCGGCTCGGGGCTGGACAATTACCAATGGCAGACGCTGCTTCGGGCGCTTTCCGCCCATCGGGCCTTCCACTGGGCTTACGGCGGCGAGATCACCGCGGCGAAGATCGCGCATTTCCTGATCCTCAATCCGCAATCGCCGCGGTCTCTGGTCACCACCGTTACCATGGCGATGGAAAATCTGGATGCCTTGGCAAGGGGGTACCAGAAATCCGGCGCGGCGCAGATGCGGGCGCGCGCGCTTGTGGGCGAGATCGCCGAAACCCGCGTCGAGGAGATCTTCGACGAGGGCCTGCATGAATTCCTGACCCGCTTCATCCGCGATGTCGGCGAATTGTCCGACATGGTGCAGGCGGCTTATCTGAGCGGAGAAGCGCGATGA